A genomic window from Candidatus Methylacidiphilum fumarolicum includes:
- a CDS encoding ABC transporter ATP-binding protein, translated as MQELKKIIIFSMPFLKRRMPLILAGLISGFLFGAFNGAYLFILKAAIDNFSAPPSHQQVISATEKIPKKHFYQKVMEQLGRWLPKANEPLDWKRICGGILILPLIAIFRGLLRLLNSYFMTLAAAKIVADLQSAILSKLHSLSMDFFHKSTTGDLAIRILNDTKAFYDSVSVLFTDVAKDPITIIAILFSCALIDWRLTIVAILLVPGCIVPAVTLAKKAREASMGIISYSVAQSNLLFESLSGIQVIKAFCLEKKNVETFRHQANELAKHAAKMSIAGTMVSPMIDVVASFALSLLILCVIWQNISIANMAAIANGAILFFAPIKRLADSNVKIQEGAYSAKRLTDLLDTPSTVQEKPDAKAIKAFKKQIEFQNVTFNYGHETVLKNLSFIIPKGKKMGIAGRSGAGKTTLTSLLFRFYDPVSGSILIDGEDLRDLKIEDLRNMFSLVSQDVVIFNRSIAENIAVGKSGASREEIEQAAKLAGAHEFIEKLPQGYDTIIGERGVKLSGGQRQRLSIARAFIRNSPILILDEATSSLDSHSESVVQQAIYQLEKGRTVLIIAHRLSTLADCDEILVLDKGEIVQRGNFGELLAQEGLFRSMALHQGIATTLEGVAS; from the coding sequence ATGCAAGAACTTAAAAAAATTATCATTTTCTCCATGCCTTTTTTAAAAAGGCGGATGCCCTTGATCCTTGCAGGTTTGATTTCCGGCTTTCTTTTTGGGGCTTTTAACGGAGCCTATCTTTTTATTCTAAAAGCAGCCATTGATAATTTTTCGGCTCCACCTAGTCATCAACAAGTCATCAGTGCAACAGAGAAGATTCCCAAAAAGCATTTTTATCAAAAGGTTATGGAACAGTTAGGTAGATGGCTTCCGAAAGCTAACGAGCCACTTGACTGGAAAAGAATCTGTGGTGGCATTCTGATCTTACCCTTGATAGCCATCTTTAGGGGATTGTTAAGACTGCTTAATTCTTATTTCATGACTTTGGCGGCAGCCAAAATCGTTGCTGATTTGCAATCAGCCATTCTATCCAAGTTGCATTCTCTATCGATGGATTTTTTTCATAAATCTACTACAGGGGATCTAGCGATTCGAATACTCAATGATACGAAAGCCTTTTATGACTCAGTCAGTGTTCTTTTTACCGATGTTGCTAAAGATCCCATAACCATCATAGCTATCCTTTTTTCCTGTGCGCTGATCGATTGGCGGCTAACCATAGTTGCCATACTTTTGGTGCCAGGCTGTATTGTCCCTGCCGTTACCTTAGCCAAAAAGGCCAGAGAAGCCTCCATGGGAATCATCTCTTATTCAGTTGCCCAGAGTAATCTATTGTTCGAATCCTTATCAGGGATTCAGGTAATTAAGGCTTTTTGTTTAGAAAAGAAAAATGTTGAAACTTTTAGACACCAGGCAAATGAATTAGCCAAACATGCAGCCAAGATGTCCATTGCAGGCACCATGGTTAGTCCAATGATCGATGTTGTGGCTAGCTTTGCATTGTCTCTGCTGATTTTATGTGTTATTTGGCAAAACATTAGCATAGCGAACATGGCTGCTATTGCTAATGGAGCTATCCTGTTTTTTGCTCCGATAAAGAGACTAGCTGATTCAAATGTGAAGATCCAAGAAGGAGCATACAGTGCAAAAAGGCTAACGGATCTGTTAGATACTCCTTCTACTGTCCAGGAAAAACCGGATGCCAAAGCCATTAAAGCATTTAAAAAGCAGATAGAGTTTCAGAATGTGACCTTCAATTATGGACATGAAACCGTACTTAAAAATCTTTCCTTTATCATTCCCAAAGGGAAAAAAATGGGAATTGCTGGCAGAAGCGGTGCGGGCAAAACGACATTGACTAGTCTTCTTTTTAGGTTTTATGATCCTGTTTCGGGTTCTATTTTGATAGATGGAGAAGATTTAAGGGATCTTAAAATTGAAGATCTTAGAAATATGTTCTCGTTGGTGAGTCAAGATGTTGTCATTTTTAACCGATCGATTGCTGAAAATATTGCTGTTGGGAAATCGGGAGCTAGCCGAGAGGAGATTGAGCAGGCTGCCAAGCTAGCTGGAGCACATGAATTCATAGAAAAGCTACCCCAGGGTTATGACACGATTATAGGAGAAAGAGGGGTGAAACTTTCTGGGGGGCAACGACAGAGGCTTTCCATAGCTAGAGCCTTTATTCGAAATAGTCCAATTCTCATTCTGGACGAAGCGACCTCCAGTCTTGATTCCCATAGTGAATCGGTTGTACAGCAGGCGATCTATCAGTTAGAAAAAGGCCGGACAGTGCTCATTATTGCCCACAGACTCTCAACGTTAGCAGATTGTGATGAGATTCTTGTGCTCGACAAAGGTGAAATTGTACAGAGAGGGAATTTCGGGGAGTTGCTAGCTCAGGAAGGTCTTTTTAGATCGATGGCTCTCCATCAAGGAATTGCCACTACATTGGAAGGAGTCGCTTCGTAG
- a CDS encoding YSC84-related protein, whose translation MTPFQHFAFEGPIAKLLCLGKRRQFGANAAEKVPFRTSYQSKYKNEFVFIICFLCLLQSSLAWDLQKTVNQAASIIRRFKSMPEKSIPRSVFQDAKGFAILTVIKAGFIFSGRGGTGLVVAKTPKGWSGPSAITVGGIGFGFQIGVNATEFILVLNTPEAVEAFAKGGNFNVGGSISATAGPVGRTAEAGVMPMAAIYTYSQSQGIFGGISIEGTAIVEAPDTNREYYHRDVSPSEILSGAIKPPPGAKILIDALQAPYETEEEPEK comes from the coding sequence TTGACTCCTTTTCAACATTTTGCTTTTGAAGGCCCCATAGCAAAATTACTTTGCTTGGGAAAAAGGCGACAGTTTGGTGCGAATGCTGCTGAGAAAGTTCCCTTTCGAACTTCTTATCAGAGTAAATATAAAAATGAATTTGTCTTTATCATTTGTTTTTTATGCCTTTTGCAGTCCTCTCTTGCTTGGGATTTGCAAAAAACAGTTAATCAGGCAGCTTCCATCATTCGGCGGTTTAAAAGCATGCCTGAAAAATCGATTCCTCGATCTGTTTTTCAAGATGCTAAGGGTTTTGCAATTTTAACAGTCATTAAAGCAGGTTTTATTTTTAGTGGTAGGGGAGGCACAGGCTTAGTAGTTGCAAAGACTCCAAAGGGTTGGTCTGGTCCCTCAGCGATTACTGTGGGAGGGATTGGCTTTGGTTTCCAGATAGGAGTCAATGCAACAGAATTTATTCTTGTCCTGAATACCCCAGAAGCTGTCGAAGCTTTTGCAAAAGGGGGAAATTTTAATGTTGGAGGTAGTATCAGTGCAACGGCGGGTCCCGTTGGAAGAACGGCTGAAGCTGGAGTGATGCCAATGGCTGCTATCTATACTTACAGCCAGAGTCAAGGAATCTTTGGAGGCATATCCATAGAAGGAACAGCAATTGTGGAGGCTCCTGATACCAATAGAGAATATTATCACAGGGATGTCAGTCCTTCGGAAATTCTTTCCGGAGCCATTAAGCCACCTCCTGGAGCCAAAATTCTTATTGATGCTTTGCAGGCTCCCTATGAAACAGAAGAAGAACCAGAAAAATAA